GCCTAGTCATTAACCCCCATATTTTTCGGAGTAACACAATAATGGCAAGTAGCCAAGTAACTCAACGGGTTGAATTATCCTAGCAAGAGGCTGGATTATGTGATATATTTTTTCCTAGCAGGTGCGGGAATGGTGGGCATAAGTTGATTGAGAGAGCTGATCCACGAATGTAGCATGACTACATAAATGCTTGGCGTCGGATCGCGGTTTCCAATGTTAAGAAGAGTGGATGTAGTAATTGTGGTTACAATGATAATGTTAAGGGACCGTTGTGTGATTAGGGATTTTATTCATGAATTAACGTGGTGTGTGCATCTCATCATCACCATCAGCAACACAACTTATTTGAGAACACATTTTATCAGATTGAAAAATTTCATCTTGAACTAACAAAAAAAAGGTGGGAGTGTACACGTCTCTTGCATGAAGCTCAATCGACTTAACAGTTCTACACTTAATAGATCTGCTTTCCATTTGAGAATCTATCAATCTGGTATTATGACGCTGCTTATCCATGGCAGCATCAAATCTAGAATAGAAATCAACTAAATTTGAATGCTTATTTTTGCATTTAGAGAAAAACGAATTCTCACTTTCAGATAATGACGATGTTCGCATTAAGCCATTCATTGGTACATCTCTAAAAAAGCAAGGAATCCACATCTCATTGATTGCATACATATCGTCAAACCACTTTGCACCATCTAACTCAAAATCTTCAATTAACGACTTCCAATGTCTTTCAAAAGACGATATAGACATTTCTTTGTTCCAAAATATGTAATTCATACGTTTGCGGAAAACTTTATTATTATACAAAACATAACCAACCTGAAAAACACATGTAACAAAACAAAAAATATTAAGATACATAATATgaatattaacaaaaataaaataacttagtatTGAAAAAACAAATAGATATTAAAATACAACACATGAATGATAACAAAAAAACGAATAAAAAGTTACCATTTTATTTAAGAAAATATAAAAAACAtgagatgaatgataaaaaaaataaaataaaataaatatacataaAAAGTTACATGTTCTTTAAAATAAAAGTTACCTTATCCTTTAACTTTTGACTGATGTGCCACATACATAATCTGTGTTTTGCAGTTTTAAACTTCTCAGCCACCGCTTCCAACACTGCAGGGTCTTGATCAGTAGTAACCAAACCAGGTTCATTAGAGAAAGTTTTTAGAAAATAGTCAATAAACCATTTGTACGAATCAATAGTTTCACACGATAGCAATGCAGCACCAAAAATAACAAGCTTCTTGTGATTATCAATACCAGTGATAGGAACAAATCTTATATTGTACCTGAAAAAAAAACAATACAAAAAACAACATTAAGAGCTAACATACAACTAATGAATGTTAAACAAAAACAAGTTCAGATAAAAACCTAaaacaaaaaccaaaaaaaaaaacaaaaaaaaaatacctaTTGGTACCATATGTTGCATCAAATGACACAATGTCACCAAATTATTTGTAATTCATTTTAGACAACTGATCAGCCCAAAAAACACCAGTTAAACAACCTTCTTCATCACATCTACACTCACAAGTAAAATCAGGTAAAACCTCCTTCTTCCTAAGCAGATTTTCAATGACAATGTGAGCATCAGTTTCACCAATATGCCTTAGCAAATCACGTCTAAAATTGTTGTAATCTACATTAGTAGAACCAACCATATCATAACCACCACTAATATCACAGTTAATATGATGAGCAAGCATAGGGCCAATATTAGACTTCGAAGCAAGATCCTGAACAAAGTTCATATCAAAATACTGCATCTTTCTCTTCTTGTTCAGCGAATTCTTATTAGCTTCAGAAACAAGCTTATGATTGTGCCCCtcaaaaaacttgaaaatgaatatCTTACCATTTTCATATTTACACCTTAGACTAGCCTCACAACCACACTTAATTGTTGAAGACTTACGGTTAGCAAATTTAGGAGATTTATTCGAAGAATGTTCATCATTAACCTGATTATCAACAACTTCTTTACCTTTCCTAGATTTGCATTTAGATTTATTGTTCACAGCCTTCGCATGATTAGAAATAACACTTGAATTCCTTTTCGATATATCAACATGATTAGAAACAACACAGGGTTCATTAACAAGAGTATCAACAACTAATCTTTTAGGAACACCCGACCTGATACACCTGAACACAACGTAATTGATAGTACCATCAGCCAACCTATTAAATGAAGCTTTCTTGACATCAAATTCGGCAAATTCAGCATAACTCTCATAAAAACGCAAGCAATGATCATAAGAAGGATAAACAGAATCAACAACAGGCTTTAATGCATCAGGAACTACTGGAAACCATAACCTAGAACCATTTGGAGTTCGATGCTCAACTGAACTCAGTATATGATTATATTCATCAATAACAGGGGAAGCATTCAGAACAtctgtaaaagaaaaaaaaaacgtaagTAAGAACAATAAAAAATATTAACATACATGTGATGAACCATAATAAGTAACGCGAGAACATGAAAAAAGTAACAAAAGTTTTGGATCGAAAAGTAAAATGCATCTGATGTATGATAAGATCTAAGAAAGATAACATAAATTATGAATACGAATTAAACAAATAACACACATATGACGTATGTTAATATAATGATAAAAACAGTATTGTATTACAGTAAAATGCATCTTATGTATGATAAAATCTAACGATAAATTAAAATAATGTATAGGTATTAAACAAATAACATACATATGACATATGTTAATATAATGATAAAAACAATAAAATGCATCTGATGTATAATAATATCTAaaagaaaattaaatattatataggtATTAAACAATAACATACATATGATGTATGTTTATATATTGATGAAAACACTATTGTATTACAGTACAATGCATCTGATGTATGATAACATGTAAAGATAAAACACATATTGTGTATGTATTAAACAATAACATACATACAATGTATGATAATATATTGATGAAAACAGTATTGTATTCTATAAAATTGAGAATAAAACAGCAACATACATTGAATGAATGATAgtataaaaagtaaaataaaatagtAACAGAtgaaaattaaataattataaaactTACCAGATGAATCAGTCATATCGATTCCAGAAACATTAGGAGATACATGATGATTAATACTCATCGAAGAAACTAAATCAACTACAGAATAATTGGATGAGGAATCCATTGAATGAATTGAGGTAGACGACGCAGAATCAACTATAAAATGATCGATTGAAGATCAAAAAATTGAAGGATGACGACGATGAAACAATGAATTCAATATGAAGGAAGAGAACGATGAATAACGAATAAAAAAAAACAACTGAAAATTGAATTAACGGATCagtaatttaaaaaataataaaacgaaaaggaaaaataaaaatataaaaagaaaagataGAAATACCCTTACCTCTGTAAATTACCTTGAACGGAAAATAAAACAAGGGAAGAAGGAAGAACGGCGGCGATGAGAGTAGGATAACAAGATCGACACGTAGAGCTTCTTATCCCCTTATCGCTGGACATACAGCTTAGCGATGGATCgcagccatatatatatatatatatatatatatatatatatatatatatatatatatatatatatatatatatatatatatatatatatatatatatatatatatatatatatatatatatatatatagtacatggATCAAATGAGAACCTTTTTTAGAGAGAGAACtagtgaaattcgagcaaaaaaaaaaggAAGGGCGAGCAAAAATTTGAAAGCCGAGCAAAAAAGTTGAAGGGTGAGCAAAAATTGATGATTTCGAACATGTTCTACATTTTCATCATCTCAAATTTTTGCTCGAATTGCTCCACTTTTGTTCGCCCACcatttttttttgctcgaattccttGTTTTTTGTTCGAATTCCTTGTTTTTTGCTCGCCTGCcacttttttttgctcgaatttcagtatatttggagttcctagagttctgacactaaaaaagttctcgctggattcttttatatatatatatatatatatatatatatatatatatatatatatatatatatatatatatatatatatatatatatatatagggtgaggatccatggagaacttgGGTAGGGAGAGAACCGAGAGAACTCACATATTAATGTACATGCACCTAttctttgaagaaaaaaaaaatttccaggaattttttttttctcgaaaaaaaattccaaaattaTTTTTAATTCCACGTCAGCATGTCATGTCATCAGGCTGACTGCTACATCAGCCAGACTGACTGCCATGTCAGCACAGACTGACACGTGGCTCATTATGTGCTGACGTGTAAAAAATTaacttttttcaaaaaaaaaatttcgtaaATTTTTTTTCCcgaatttttttcaaaatttagcccgatttagagtttagggtttagggtttagggcttagggtttagtgttttgggtttagtccctaaactctaagccctaaactctaaactctaaaccgttcgtattaaaaactcaatctaaaccctaaatctaaaccctaaacgctaatttataaaccctaatttctaaacccaaatttATGTTTAGGAATGAATTGATGCGATAGGACGAAAATACCCTTACTAATGTGAGTGAAATAAGTGAAATAACATGGTGCTAAGAAAGGCTCGGCATGGAAGTGAAATAAGTGAAATAACATGGTATTATGGGTTCTCTCATATGTCAAGTTCTCTCTAgatcctttcaatatatatatatatatatattggtaagaTCAAGGGGAAAGTAATCAATTAGGGGGAAGCTGGAGGAAGcaatatttttttcgttttttgaaaaaactttgttcatgaacattatagattggatgaaaatatgaacatttaataaagacaccttgtgataaattttttattttggcgaaaaaacgttcgaagaattaatatataacaattatcgtgtttttcgagcgtatgttgaggttttagatattagggtttatagggtttagatattaggctttagaaatttagagtttagggtttatatttagaatttaaattgagtttttaacacgaaaggTTTTGAGTTTAGAGTTTAGTATAATCTTATTTTCAAGTTTTCTAGCTAGTATAAGTATATTGCTTTTATCGCACGTAAAAGTTCATCGAGACCTCGGAATTTGTAAGCATTGGTACTATTTTATCTATAAAAATGATCTTTTGGTCAAAAAAGTTGTAGTAAATAACTAGttcggaccggcccgcgcgttggcggaggctttcggcctgcgtattcatatttaatatagcgttgtgtatttacagagggaaaAACGggtcatgtgttaagcgccgttgtagGTGTCGTGGTCTTcagtgttttttaaaaagtatccgtttcgaacgtagttagtttcgttttgttgataaaattatttcgagtataacggtgctgtcggaaaaatttaactcgcgtcgaggaggaagatacgggctgtcgttgtgtttagcgttttttaaaaagtgtccgtttcgaacgtggttagtttcgttttgttcataaaattatttcgagtctggcgctgccgtcgaaaaaatttaactcgtgccgaGCGGGAAGATACTGGCTATCAttttgtttagcgtttttttgagaagtgattgtttcgcgtatagttagtcccgttgggttcgtaagattttttcgagttgaacggtggtatctgaaaaatttaactcgcacccagcgagaagataggacccgttataaattcgggtggaattagtgtcttatattttaattaaattatatatttacacttttcacCCCTAAAAAggtgtaaacttgagggaccgttgtgaaaatataaacattgagggaccgtttgtaatgtgaacgcaaaggcAAAACTACAATCAAATAGAACTAAAACTACAACAGCATTTTgcaccacttttagtatataaaggttaattaataattaatactacctccgtcccaccacaagtgtccacattttCATTTTGGaatgtcccattacaagtgtccactttgtgtttcaacaaattagaagaggttattctggagagagaagatttctgattggtagaGAATGAAGTTAGTtagattttctaaaactgtgtgcaaaaagtaagtgggcaCTTGTAATGAGACGGAGGGGGTAATTCCTGACCAACACCTTTGTGTAAAGTAGACAACATTCTATGCTTTCTATGTTCAAAATAGGCTAGAGAAAATCCACGTTTGAAAACGTGACGTGTTAAATGATCATGTAGAATAGTCGGCATCGGATGAACACGTGTTGGTGTTCTTATTTGCTGTTTATGCATCAAGCTAATAAAGGTACGGGGTAAGTTGAGCCAACACGGATGATGACGTGGAACAGACCCATTATTATTGGAACTTGGGGCCCACTACGGCCACTATCACGGACTTGCCATCTCTATCAAAACCCACGAGACATGAGTTGGCAACTGCCCACGAAAAGAACAATTAGAAAGAAGTGTATGATCAATATtttatactaataaataatagtaatttttCTTATTTTGTTTTCAACTACAACATTGCATACTGTAATTTTTTTTAAGGGGCTAGGTTATATAATGTATTTCATTTTATGCGGGAAAAAAAAAACATAACGTAACTTCCTAAAAAGAAAAAACACCGGTATTTCTTAGTGCTTTCGATATGTATTTAGGAagttaattaatactccgtaataacaGTATTATTTTTGATAAGAGACATTGATGTATTAATTTGAATTTTAATTATTAATGGAACTTCCTATAACATAAACTTGGAGTGGATAAGAGAGCCATTCGATTGCGCAAGAGATGATCTAGCTTCGATTACTAACCTAATTAACTCTTTTGATTATAGTTCCAAGAGCGGTGATGTATGGAGCTGTTCATTATCTTTCAATGCAGTGACGGAACTTGAATATGAGAGGACCGAAATTGATTGTTGAATGTTTATATACAACAAGATATTTAAAATTGATGTACGGTTTGACCGATTAAATTTGAAGGCCAATATAGTAAGGtggatatatattatattaagtttaatatataataattcacCTTATATATGTAGAAGGCATATAAGTGTAAACACAAATTTGACTAAAATCGTACGAGTGAGTAGTTAATTAATAAATGCATCTGAAACGTAATCGATTAATGGGTTATATGTGAAGCCACGAACTAACACAACAATTTTAAAATAATTATCAAAGGAATAGCTATATTTTGAGCATAAATAATATTACTCCACACCGTAATATCACAAGTGAGTTGATAAATGAGAATAAAAATCAAAAAAGATAGAAACTTGTTGATGTCTGTATATTCAGATGTGTATAAATAAATTAATTGTTTGAGAGGGTGATGGTCCGGTGGTGTtaatgtttgtttgttttttttttttttttctaatttctAACTCGCTGAAGAAATAAGATTGAATATAGGTATGAATTTGAAAATGAAGTTAAATGAGAACGGGTGAAGATTTAACTTCGAGTTTTTTAGTTTAAGGATTTTATGATAAAATGGGTCTGCTGGTTTGTGTTAGATTGACGTTAagatttttgttttttatttaattttgATTTGAAACTGAAATTTGATAAAACTTTAGACGTTTTATATTTGAGTTGCAGGTATGGTAGTCTAAGAGGATGAAGAAGGTCAACTGAATGATAAATACAGATAATACCGAAATTGCCCTCATGTGTATTGCACATGTATGAAGTTAACGGATTTTTTAACGGGCCGTTACTGACAGGGACCATTCACGTGTGTTTTGTAAACCACAGGGACAAATAACATCGAAAATGAAGTTCAGAGATCAAAcaccccatttcatgtaaaccacagggaTCAACCGCCCAATTTTCTCAACCAAATATAATAGTAATAGATTAAGGTAAATAATAAACAAATTTATTAACCTCTAATGTAATACTCCGTATAAATTTAGGAGGGCCAGAGAAACAAAAACCATGAAATTGTCCTTAATTAATCTAATATTTACACTAAATGAACCTAAATTTAGAGAGGGCCAACAACGTGTTTGGTCTTCGGTGTATTCCGCCCTTCCGATGGACGTTTCACTATGAAGAAACTAACACAAATACTTGAGAAAAATTGTTAATTGATGGTAGAGGGCAACCGATGACTTTAAGGAATAACTTCACTCCGAAAAAGTCGAAATCTTTATTTTGATGGTGTTGAAAAGAAGACTCTCAACATTCTTAGATCTAGACAAGCGTCGAGTAGATCATAACTCGGTACGTTACCCTATTTGTGACGACAACGTGGAATCCACTTATCACTCATTGATCCTTTCTAAAGAGGCCATGGGAGTTTGGGAACGTGTTTACAAGTGGTAGGGGTTAGACAATGTCTCTAATcttagtataaatgaagctatcgttgGGAATTCAAATCGCACAACGTCGGAGCTAGGGGAAAAGAATTGACAAAGTGTGGAATGAACGTttggctatcttatttgaaggaaTCAAAACTGAAAAATCTTAAAAAATAGATGTTGTAACGGTCATACCACGTTAAACGAAATCCAAGTTACAAGCTTCAATTGGATATTGCAAAGAATGAAAGAAAGGAAAATCGATCCTCAGTGGTACCCTGGTTATCCGGGTGTTTGGTGGATGCGAAAGGTCAAGAGTTCAATCCTCAGGGAGAGCTTTTCCAATGCGGTTACTTCCCGACATGTGCCATGGATACGATCGGGTGGGCGGTATCCCAATGCGGACCCCCTTCAGTGACTCCTAACtcgttaaaaaaaaaagaaaatcgaGTGGCATGTTGGATATCGAACCCACAAACTTACTTGGGCTAAATAGTCATGTGTACTAAAGGATATAAGGGTGCATTCTCTACACCAATTGCTTCCTTGTTGCTCAattcttatgtttcatgtttatttCTTTTAGCATTCGGTTCAATtattatgtttcatgtttatttCTTTTAGCATCCAGTTTATTGTTAGTGGCTATATGTACAAGTTGTACACTATTCCTATGTGTTTGGAAGTTACAGTTAAAAACAAAATTATATTTCTAATAGACAAAATTGCTAAAATAATCCATGTATTTTTACTTTTTTTTGCTTAAATAGTCACTCCCAATTATAATATGCATTATTGGTCACTAAATTTGTGTTTTTGTCCCATAAATACATCCCTTAATCTAAGGATACTTATCACTCCTTTAAGCTCCAGTCATGTAATCAGTCCGTTAATGATGTATTAAATATTTTCGTTAAACTGAGTCATTTGCAaggcatgtgagggtaaattcgtttgttaatcttcttcatcattttctATCTCTATTAAATATTCTATAAACCCTAACATATAAATCACTACAATATCTTCTTTATCGTCTTCCTTCAATCTTCTTCACCATCTTCATCTCAATTAAATATTTCATCTTTATCAACCAAAATAAAAACCCTAAAACCAAAATGAAATTATCAACAACAAAaatatcatcaatcatcatcatagCACAATCATCATCATAACAACAAATAGATCTAATAATATATTTTATGCTTCAAGCTTCatgtataacaccccgccaaaatgcGACTGACGTGGAGTGTTACTAGAGATCAAAGTCCAGTCGACATACTCTTCATGCTTTATTCCATTGACTCCATGCTTGACCTATAACATTTCTTTTATTGCGGAAACGCAGTTAAAGTAGATTATTTGAGaataacatgctaaaaagtcaccTCAATAGTTGAGTGAATTCATAGGTTTTCGTTAATCAATAATGCATAGATGTGACATCCTTAAGATTTCAGCGTATGGCGCGTCACGCACCATGGCGGGCTGGCGGACTGCTGAAATAAATAAAGGGTTTTAAGGGTAAAAATGTAATTTCGTAATTAGAACCTTACTGCTGGGATTTTATTGCAGAATACTCTCATTTATGTAAAAACATTCCAAAAGCTTGAGAGAGAGGGGGATTGGCGATTTAgggtttctagagagagagagacccAATTTGTGTAGAAATTGAATGATCTTGGAAGGTGCATGAGACTTGTATGTGTTAATCAACATCATCAAGAGTGTACATCAACCACATTTCTTTATCATCATCCTTTAATTGTTGATTTTTGGTAAGAAccctaatttttaatttttaattcattgggtttagggtttatggttgtaGTTGGGTGTTTGTGTAATCCTGGGATGGTGTATAATCCTTTTTTAGTGTTTAAATAATGAAATTTGAATAGGTTATGTGAAGTTAGGGGTTATGTGATTAATGGGTAATTTGGGTgggttatattaatgatattaagcaATGTTTTTAAGCTTAAAAGTTGAAAATTGGGAAATGTTTATATGTAAAGGCTTACCTAGCAAGCGTTCTTTCAAGTCTTGATACTCACTAGCTGGTAATTTTGTGAAGTAACGGATTACATGTTATTTTAAGTAAAATTAAGACTTATGTTGTTAAAAGATGTGAAAAACTTATGTATTTGAGTTAGGATTAAGATATGGAAAATTTAATACAATTCTTGTAAGTGTTAAAATTATGATTCTAAGTGTTAATTGGGGTAAAACGCTAGAGAATGGGTTTTGGGCAGAAATTGATGGGTTGACTTTAATTGAGTAGACTTTGTGGAAGTGAATAGATGGGTAAAGTTTCAACTAATGAGATTGTTGGGGAACTATGTTAGGGACGGGTGGTTGATAGTCTTGATGTGTTTTGTGATTGTTTAGGTTGCGCAAAGGAGCCTAAGTGACTACCAACATTCGCAATTGTCATCCGCCAGGTGAGTTCATAGCTACTATAACCACTTTAGCGAAAAAGAATCGATGTCATCGGATTTCATCCGTGCAAGAAATGACGGTCGACCCTGAGGTTTCCAAAGTGTGTATATTTTTTTGCA
This genomic stretch from Rutidosis leptorrhynchoides isolate AG116_Rl617_1_P2 chromosome 11, CSIRO_AGI_Rlap_v1, whole genome shotgun sequence harbors:
- the LOC139876123 gene encoding protein FAR1-RELATED SEQUENCE 5-like, which translates into the protein MDSSSNYSVVDLVSSMSINHHVSPNVSGIDMTDSSDVLNASPVIDEYNHILSSVEHRTPNGSRLWFPVVPDALKPVVDSVYPSYDHCLRFYESYAEFAEFDVKKASFNRLADGTINYVVFRCIRSGVPKRLVVDTLVNEPCVVSNHVDISKRNSSVISNHAKAVNNKSKCKSRKGKEVVDNQVNDEHSSNKSPKFANRKSSTIKCGCEASLRCKYENGKIFIFKFFEGHNHKLVSEANKNSLNKKRKMQYFDMNFVQDLASKSNIGPMLAHHINCDISGGYDMVGSTNVDYNNFRRDLLRHIGETDAHIVIENLLRKKEVLPDFTCECRCDEEGFYLNLYNIRFVPITGIDNHKKLVIFGAALLSCETIDSYKWFIDYFLKTFSNEPGLVTTDQDPAVLEAVAEKFKTAKHRLCMWHISQKLKDKVGYVLYNNKVFRKRMNYIFWNKEMSISSFERHWKSLIEDFELDGAKWFDDMYAINEMWIPCFFRDVPMNGLMRTSSLSESENSFFSKCKNKHSNLVDFYSRFDAAMDKQRHNTRLIDSQMESRSIKCRTVKSIELHARDVYTPTFFLLVQDEIFQSDKMCSQISCVADGDDEMHTPR